GCCCCACGAGTCGGCCGAACACTCTGCGGTCAACGGCGCCGCCGCCCACACCGGCGCTCGGCCGCTGACCGACGAGCGCGCGAGTACCATGGTAGAACTGCGCTCGGACGACGCGTCCGTCGGATCGTCTTAGCGATCCGACGAATTCTCGTCGACCCGGAGCAGGTCGACATCGGAGACCAGCTTGAGGTGGTCGTCCATCGCGGCCGCGGCAGCGTCGGGGTCCTGCCGTCGGACGGCCTCGGCGATACGTCGGTGACCCTCAAGCGATGCCCGTGGACGTCCGCGCTGCGACAGCGACTCGATGCGGCTCTCCCGGATGAGCCCCGCCATCTCGCGCATCAACTTCGCGAGCAGCGCCGAGTGCGCCGCCACGGTCAGGGCCTCGTGGAATTGCTCGTCGCCCGCGACGCCGCGGTCACCGTCGGCGATTTCGGATTCCATTGTCGCCAAGGCCGATTCGATCGCCGCCAGCTCGTCGTCGGTGCGTCGCGCCGCGGCCAGCGCGGCGATCTTCACCTCGAGCGCCTGCCGGGCCTCGATGATGTCGGGCAAGCGATCCGCGTGCTCCCGCAGGGCCGCGACGGCCCGTTCCTCGCTCGGCCGCCCGACCAGGACGGCCCCGTCGCCGTGGCGAACCGCCAGCACGCCCTGCACCTCGAGGGCCACCAAGGCCTGGCTCACCGAGGCGCGGCTGACGCCGAGTTTCGCGGCGAGTTCCCGTTCGGCGGGGAGGCGGTCCCCCGGAGCCAGTCCAGCGTCGTCGATGTACGCGCAGATCTGTTCGACGATCACCTCATAGAGGCGGGGACGGCTTACCGGACGAAGTTGCTGGGCCACTGGGTCACTCACTCTCCTCGCAGCAAACGGTACCCCACTCCGCAATCATCGAGCGCGACGCGGGTGAGACCGGCGCGGACTTGACGCCGGCCGTCGCGCCGTGGGTAGAGTGGCTAGTCCACTGATCCACTAGGCCAGCGGACGCCAGCCTCGACGACACGCCAACGACGGAAGTGGTGGGACATGACCCGCGTAACCGAATCGGACCGGGCCCTCGCGGGGGTCCTCGTGGTCGACCTGAGCCGCGCGCTGGCGGGGCCGCACGCCGCCATGATGCTCGCGGACCTGGGTGCCGACGTGATCAAGGTCGAAGCACCCGGGGCGGGGGACGACACCCGTGGCTGGGGGCCGCCGTTCATCGAGACCGACGGCGGTCAACTGGAGTCG
This genomic window from Mycobacterium saskatchewanense contains:
- a CDS encoding FadR/GntR family transcriptional regulator codes for the protein MAQQLRPVSRPRLYEVIVEQICAYIDDAGLAPGDRLPAERELAAKLGVSRASVSQALVALEVQGVLAVRHGDGAVLVGRPSEERAVAALREHADRLPDIIEARQALEVKIAALAAARRTDDELAAIESALATMESEIADGDRGVAGDEQFHEALTVAAHSALLAKLMREMAGLIRESRIESLSQRGRPRASLEGHRRIAEAVRRQDPDAAAAAMDDHLKLVSDVDLLRVDENSSDR